A window of Gossypium hirsutum isolate 1008001.06 chromosome D13, Gossypium_hirsutum_v2.1, whole genome shotgun sequence genomic DNA:
GAGGTTCAACTTTCAAATCCGCCCTTCTTCATGCATGTGGTGTGTTGTGTCACTAATTATAGGGAAAAGTAAAGGGCATGGAGTTATTATATGCACCTCAACCAGATTTTGTATCTGAGAAACTCTTTTCTGAACAGATTCTCGCGTACTACCATCACTAACTATGTAGGTAGAATCCTTGGTTATCACAACCTTAGTAGCAGTACCCAGAACTTCCTTCCCAACCCTATCTAGTGTTATACCCATGTCATCTCTGATCACAGTGCCTGaaataaaagaaacatacaaGTCTACAATGAATAACATAAAGTACTGAAATAAGCAGAAGTTTCTATATAGAGAAGGATACACTTTTATTTTCTCAATGAAGTGATTTTATTAAGATTCATATAGAATGAAATAAGGTTCAAGACAAGAAAAGGCGCCTGCAATAAGGTCAGCTCTATCTTTGAACTGGGAACACTTTGTATCCTTCCATAGTAAATATAGCAGAGAAGTCTGCAGTTTCGAAGTCCTAACACCAGCACCTCTTTCCTTACAGGGCAATAGGTCATTATAATCCTTTCTACATTTAGAATATCCATAGAGATAAAAAAGGATGCTACACTGTTTAATGAGTGGAACTTGAAATTGCAGTTGATTATTAGCACAAAGATCTCAAGAGCTTTTAATAAAAAGACCTCATTTACTCTTAGTTGTTGGGTATAGCTTCTATGTCTATACCCTTTTTGGGATCTTCACTCCATTACAAAGAGTTGCTTTATGCGAAAAGATGCTATCTAGTGAAAGATATAGAACAATGTCATTTACAATGATGGGTAAATTCTAGAATATCATATTTTCAATGACTTTTTTTCTAGCTGATGAAACTGGTTCTTAATGGAAGAGGGGAGAATAGTATCTGTATTTGTTACCTCCAGTCAAGATAGCAATATCTTCCAAGCAGTGGCTCTTGCGCTCACCAAAGGCTGGGGCCTTAATAGCAGCTGCCTTCAGCACACCCTTGAGTTTGTTCCTAATGACTGGAGCAAGAGCTTCCTTCTCAATATCCTCCGCAACTATCACGACTGGGTACTTCTCTTTAACAGCGCTGTCCAATATTTTAAACATCTCTTTCGGATTTGTGATTTTCTTGTCAACCAATAGGAACTGCAAGAGAAGAATTCCACACCCTCTAATCACTTTATAGGAACACATGTCAGGTTTTTAAAGAACCTAATGTTTATACCTTGCAATTGTGGAGCTCAACAATCATCTTATCTCGATCAGTGACAAAGTAAGGAGACAAATATCCTCGTTCGAACTGCATTCCTTCTACCATCTCTAGACTGTTCTCAGTAccttttcctttttcaattttgaCTACACCCTTCCTTCCAACTTGTTGAATAGCATCAGAGATCATCTTTCCTACTGCATAATCATTTCCAGCACTAACAGCAGCAACATGTGCAAGTTCATGATCCTCAACCTGCAATGTATCATCCATTCACACTCAAGGCAAGTCCGAGATAAGCTTGAATATACTTCTTTGTACATATAAGAAACATCATTAGCATTAGCATTTTTCTTTGAGCCATAAATGTTTatcagatttttttaaaaaagtaaaaagcaGGATAATACAGTCATGCACCTCTCTGGATATCAATTTGAGTTCAGAAACAAGGGCATTTGCCGTCTTCTCAATCCCATGGGCAATTTGAACTGGATTCATTCCAGCTGAAACTACCTGGAAGAAAAGAATCATTGGCATTTGGAGGGTATGATGAGACTTCAGTTGTAAAAAGCTGCCTTCTATGAAGACGCCTCCATCTGTCATATCATTTAGGGTGTGTTCTAACAATGGAAAACATTATAACTTCATCTCAGAATATGAGTCTTACCTTCACACCTTCTGTAATTAAACCATGAGCAAGAACTATAGATGTAGTGCAACCATCACCAGCAAGATCATTTGTTTTTGCACCAGCTTGCCTCACTAATTTAACTCCAACATTCTCCAATGGATCCTCCAACTCAATCTAAAATAATTGAGATACAGTTTTAGAAAGGAAGTACCAAATTTTCAACACATTAGGATTGGAATGGCTATTTCTACTCTTTGTTCTTGACGTTAGCTTATGAGATTGAACTGATGCACCTTCAACTATCATTAAATTGATCTGGAATGCCCAGATAAACTTAAGAATATCCTTAACTACTACACCACAAGGACTTTTGATGATCATATGAATCGTTTCTAAACAAATCATTATTGGTAACAGTACATCTACAAAGAATAGAAGTTTGAAGAAATTATTAGTTACTGTTGTTACTTACCTCTTATTGATTTtgttttggaaattaattaaattcatatcttaacttttctttaaattattttaaataaatatcttaGATAGTGAATTAGTTAAAATTTTGTTGTATTAGTAAGGTCAGATTTTACTTTAAGActtgaaaaattaaagaataagaatttgtgattttattcAACTCAACAGCACCTATTAATACAATAAAATTACAACTAATTCCCTATCATCTAAgatatttattcaaaataatttaaaaaaagataaaatataaatttaaacaataAGAGGTAAGTAACAGTAGTAGTAGCTACTAATGTCAACATTTCAAAAAGATAAACCTTCTGTTCATTATTTTCAATCAACTTATGCTTTTTGTAAAGAACAGCTCTAGTTATCCAAGCATTTAATAAAGTGAAAACCCACAAATTCTCAAGTTTTAAATGAAAGCTCCAATTGCcatatcagaaaaaaaaaagggcaaGAAACAAAGAGTATAAGTGGAGTGACGGGCATCTAAATAGAATACCTGTTTGAGAACAGTTTCTCCATCATTAACAATCTTGGGGGGTCCATACTTATTCTGAAGCACCACATTTCTCCCCTTTGGACCCAATGTAACCCCAATCAGCTCTGCCACTTTATCCACACCAGTCTGCACCATTCCAACAACAAAAGAACAGCAGGAAAAAGGAGAAAACATGAGAAGAATACATTCGGGTTAATAAAATGTGTTTGGATTTTAGAACTAACCTGAAGCTTCTTAGTGGCAGAACCATCATGGTTGAAGTAAACTTCTTTGGCCATGGCTCTGGGCTTTTTGGAGATGGAATAATGTGAAGATGATAACCTTCTGGTTTTGGACAATGTTGGGTTGGTGAGTGATATCCCAGGAATTGGAGATAGTGAACATGCCATGATTGAGTTTCAAGACAGATAGTTTCTTGAATAAAAATAGAAGCTGATTTTCATATATAAGGATAATATCATAACGATGATGAAAAAGAAGATAACGAGAAAATATCTTGGCAGTTGTTTTTGGCGCTATTACATTTCCATGGCTAGAAGAACTTCATGGGCTATCCCTGGACCGGTTCAAGGTTGGCGGTCAGCCCAATCTTctaaattctaagtttaaactttaaaacagtTATGAAAGTATCAATGTGCATTAATTGCTTCCTTCTATCGTTAGCTTAGCAAGTAAGAATATTATAAATTGCTTCCTTCTATCGTTAGCTTAGCAAGTaagaatattataaaatgaaaaattgaaaaggTAAAATACTAGAAAAATAGGAAAATATAATTTTCCTTTCTACAAGTGTGGTTGATAAGAGATATTGaaaatataagaaaagaaaataaatttttttgaaaaatgcatTAAGATGAAAAATAATCATCCTTTCCATTTTATTCCCTCTCATTATTCTCCTCAACCAAGCatactcaaattttattttctttccactttttcactttctcctccatctttttactttttcattcaattaagttcatcctaaatctttatttaaatataaagtagagcataattaaaatataataatcaaATTTCAAATACTTTTATGTTTACTCCATGAATAGTTTGTGTATATGATGCGCTAAATATAGAGACAGTATCATACAATATGCTCAGCATCACGGAACGACGACTCAATTAAAACGATTTCTAGTTTaggactaatttaaaaattaggcCATAATTTGGGAACCTCTTCTGGAAATAACCCAAGTTCTAATATTAAAGTATTTCAATACTTTTTACTTTTAAATACCTTAGAAACATCCTTCCAAGAAATGGCAATTTTGTGAAGTGCGATAGAGTTTTCAGTTAATAGATGACAAAACttttataataaaaagaatatattGAATTGATAAAAGGAAGAGATTCCTAAACAAAATACTGTTTGACTACATTCTGCATTACTACTTTGTCCCTGTAAAGGACAAGCAAAGCCTGCAGATTGTATCCATTTATGCAGAAATTGGTTACTAGTGCAACAGAGATATGGATAAACCTTGCTATTTATGCGGTGGGATCACTGTTCAAGCAGCACCTGAACCATAGGTTGtgctttgcttttttttttttttttgggtgaaaaCAATGTAAGCTTGGGCTGAAACCCAAAGATAGATTGGCAAAAAATGATTTCCTCACAAAAAGCTGAAAACAGTACTTTGGGTTTATGTATAGTGGATAGCCTTTACAAATGTTTTGCTTGGCTACAGTAGCTATATGAAATGATAGGCACTAGTAACACCACTTTCCACCACCATTTGTCATCCTTGTCCCTGTTATTGTGAGCAGCAATGGAGATTGGACTGGCTATGGGGCCTCCTTTTGGCCACCACTTTAGTTCCCCTTACGGCAGTAAAATTGGTTAAATATCATGGGTCAATATTTTCTGTTCTTTTAGTCATTTCACTGCTATTTATCTTTACCTAATCCACATCTTAGGTGAAATCCTATTCCTACACTTGGTGGGGTTCATAAAAATGATTAATAGATAAAAGTCATGATTGAGTATTGATTTGCTTTTTAATGGACCACTGCTGATGCAGGCATCATTTTCACATATATTCTGATATGGATGAGTGTATGCGGCGAGGAGTGCTGCAAACAGTTGCTTCAAACTATATTGTGTAGACAGTTAAAACCAGATGAGTTAGGAAAATATGATCAAAAGATGTTATTTCATGGTTTGATTCTAATCTCATACAGCTCAAGCTAAGGCAAATGCTTAATTAACAACCGGAGCATACAGGGAaacatacaatatatatatatggcaagaTGATTCTTATCTCAATGAAGCAAGTCAACAGAGTTAGCAATGGATTGATTTGTGGACTCAGCTTTCAGATGAGCAGTGTTGCAGGGAACCTCTTCCAGGTCTCTGAATGCAAGGGAATAAGGACTTCCAATTTTTAGATCAGTTAGCATTTGGCGAAGATCCGAAGCTTCTTCCTTGAGCCTTGCATTTTCTTGAAGAACACGGTCATGGGACTCCGAGACGTGATTTAACTTGTCTAGGAGACTCTGGTTCTCGTTACGGAGCCTGATTACCTGTGACCAAAGTTCATCCAGGTGCTTCTGTTTCCGCATCCTCGACCTACGAGCAGATTCTCTGTTAGATATCATTCTCCGCTGTTTCCTTTCGTCGATGGCATTGACCTGCTGCTCCTCAGCCTCATCTGAAGTTGAAGTGTTGCTGATACTTGAGGACAACGCAGCAAATTCCTGAGCAGATGGTACGATGTGGGAATTAGGTAGGCTGCTTTCAAATGTATTGAAATGAAAAGATGGTATAGAGTTTTGCATCATGCCAAGGTTGGCTGGAATCAGGATCGGATTTTCTGGTGCTAGGTAGTGAAGTCCCCTGAACTCAACGGGAACCATGATTTTAAGTATGTTGTAGTGAACGAGAATTGAGACTTTGAAGGTAGGAGAGGAAGGCACAAATGAAGAGCTTTTATAGGAGGAAAATTGTCCGAGGTGGGCCAGTTTCAGCAACAAGTGTGACAATACGTATGCATATATGCATGTAAGTGCTGCTGTGGTAGCTGATGAACCACTTGCTttaaatcacatacattatttctAAAGCCAACAATGGTCTACTGACACGTATGCATGCATGTATGCATGAGAATCATGTGTGCGAGCATGCCATAATCATCTGGCATCTGTTATAATGCTTAGAAGAAAGGAAACCTTCTGATGGAAGTAATAATTTGAGCTAGGAATGTTTCgaggaataaaaaaagaaaaatggcaaTTAAGAAATGGCTTTGAAGTCAATCTCAGGAGAAGTTTTCATACTTCAAAACTCCAATAAGGAATAAAACATTGTGCCTGATGACGCAATGAACCCAGTTTAAAAGGTAAACCATTAAACTAAACATGGTTTCTTAagactaatttttattataatcgAATGACTCATTCAGCACTTCAAGTTTAATAGGGTCCACAAGAGTGCAATTATCTAGATACAGTTTAACATCAGGACCTAAATCCCAGCAATCTCGTAGGAAAAACTGTATTCTCTatgttttcttcaatttttgccTGTTTTTTGTTAAGAAAAGTTATCATCTATCCTAATAGTTTAATACTTGAATTGAATTGCTTTCTATCAGATCGAAAAACTCAAAGACATTGACTTACGAACAGGATCTACGTGTGGGAATAGTTCATTGCCTCTTAACAGGTTATCTGGTTTGTTATTCTTTAATGGCATATCATCGATTGGCACGATTACCATGTAAGTATCTAAAGTACCTTTTAAAGTAATATTATCTATACTTGAACTAAGAAATGGTAGTATATTTATCAGTACATGAACATCAGTTGTTTGTTGatgattatttaatatattgcAGCTAAGctaaatgatacggggttgcgcgcggaccaagatcgagttgccaagtcacgggaaactcttacgaaaaccctaaacaattagatctgaaacgaaacagaaaattaaaagattagatttttaaattttcagatctgaaataaaatccccaaatcagcaaagaatcaaattgagaatagaaataagtgttagggttcttgaaaccctcaaggagattgtgattctgcccaattgaacaccaagatagttttccccaaatttcgacaatctaatttcacccaaaagagtatggaaaaaccttagaaattggggatttttgggctgattccttaagatagaaaaaggctgaaaacacaataagagcagaaaatagattagataataattcagcacaagtagaaataaagaaagaattgacagtaagaaattaaaagataagtcctaagaagccttgaaatctcgaaagatctcacaactcccttcaaacggctctaatctcccctccaaagaatatcaatggcaagaagaaggttgaagatggctcccacaatcacaagattgttaaaacaacttctaaagaaaactcaagagagaaatcttggagaaaactcaaagaaaattctgctctcaacaaatctgaaattttaataataatgataagtgtttaacaaggtggacagccatgcctttaaataggccttataactagtcctaatctaattagaaaactaaaataaaaaaaactcctaattattttaatatggaaattcggtcaaaggtcattttatctgggactcttggactgaatattgacataaaaatttaaactaagtaaataaataaaaaaataaaaataaaactttacaacttgggccactttgacaatttggcctgattttcaactaagtatggatggatttcttgattgggctgggaatttgcttattgggcctcgccttcaagaatttgggcttttgtgactcgtatcattccccccttcctcaaaaagattcgtcctcgaatctgaaaaatcaaatgaactcgactttcctctatcgaacgggactaatggcaattgagtccactgaaaagaatagccatgagatagtaaatagcaacggaaacaagcttgtagtccaatcataagcataacagaacaggtataacgcatgtgaatggatagattcagattaccatgcaaacaatctaatttactcaccactgcctcgtcaaatatttgaaacaaagatggacatgttttaaggcattcagtcgtctcacattgttcccacaaaccatgaataaattgcgagtaataaatcaaatggtaaacataatcgtcacaagtaggtatttgaaaagattcacatggttcacagagttgcataatcataccatgcattaatcgacggtctatagattcactcacacatgcattatcaaaaacaagaatctttttatcaaccatcaaaacagatagatcatcaataaataaaataggacagtcaagcacgtttcgatctaagtgttcatcaacacgatctttatcactatccgaggagtacaaaagtgtttcaaaggtttcaagcatcttgcctcgataagcagaagaataagggtcgattttacctttttcatttaaaacaaaccttcgctcatcgggggcatagtgtagtcgaatctccgttgttgagttaacctttgtcaaatggaactcaaacttcatgtacaaccacataaactgtttaaggcacgaatataaattgaaaacaaatttggaaaatttcgttaccttattctccaaaacagatttggacaaattcgaggattttacacaaggtaaatcaagagaataacaaatcacgcttcttttcgtaatgactttatcaaccacaatcgaagagtaacaattaatcggatcaaaatgaggggatcttttaagaactaagtcaccaaaagttttattaataattttcaaatctgcactggactcggtttctaaaatttccttacctcgcttaccttcgggatcatgtagtgtgatttcatctttgcctaagttgatcgtatgaaagcgtctttcatttgagaggtattgaagttgaaagttatctttcgatctttcaggaacctgaaaagtagcaacacaagaaaaattcatatcttggttagtggaaacattcctcactagcctttcctcgtctttttcttttgtttctttttctaactcattttctcttctttcttcaacttctttttcaattttcttttctgtttcacattccttttcactctcaatctctttttgctctttttcattctctttttctttttcctcacttgttttaacagaatttttcagtttgatttggtcctcatggacttgttccagagtgagcggcactaaggtgagtttctttccttgatgcttgaaagaatacctattggtacgaccatcgtgagtgacttttcgatccagttgccacggttctcctagcaacaaatggcaggcttgaataggcattacgtcgcacacaacttcgtcttgatacttaccgatagaaaatgcgatgcgcacttgttgagtgaccctaaattggccttcgttgctaagcccttgtagttgataaggttgtggatgcttggtagtggttaagcaaagcttttccaccatcgtcgtgctggctatgttcgagcaactttcaccatcaataataactctacaaagcttaccttgtacatggcagcgagtatgaaagagatgttctcgttgctgctcgctctttggttttgccaaagatgattgtccacgatcatgaaaatcatcatccattctagtgacacgtcgagggccgcgcctctggggttggttatccctatcttctttgattggatttcgatattgaggttcttgattcaattgcacatcattgatggtagcagtcaaagctcgaagagcagcagcctgttcatccaaatgttgttggaattttttaaatatgtcactattattatcacctgtagacatttttttttaaaacctgcaaaacactcaacactcaaaaataaaagttatcaaacctcaccgttaatcactcaaaaagaaaaaatcaaattctcaatgaggtcgaattcaatcttgtgagttctttatcagagtttatatcaaccaattagagagtgtgaaccaaactaccaaagaatcctaatttgcactaggatgccaaaaactgacgagacaccaattgattcgtgttgcacctaggaagaagttgtgcacacgtttaaatcctactaacacaagaaacaagaaggtgttagataacgtaaaggaagaataaaggtaaacaaatgaaaacctacagctaagaatcaataaaaattgctgaaaacagaaaacccgaaaaactgcggagtaacttgacaacttcgttcgaggtgttcccgatctccaaaaatcacaaaattaaatctggaatgtcttcaaatattgaatttttgatctgaaaaatttgggcaccaaattcaacccgctgaatatttttttaattttttattggatttcgtcttttttcaattttttgactttttcgactaatttttttgcgggaaatatttttttatattcaataacagtgccaaaaatatgtatgtaagatttcagatcaatcagaaaacatttacccactcaaatgaatttttttcaaaaatttttctgggtaaaactgctgtttgtaatttaaaaaatagagatcagtttagaaatcaaccaagaacacccaaaacgcccaaaatctgataccaaatgatacggggttgcgcgcggaccaagatcgagttgccaagttacgggaaactcctacaaaaaccctaaacaattagatctgaaacgaaacagaaaattaaaagattagattttttaattttcagatctgaaataaaatccccaaatcagcaaagaatcaaattgagaatagaaataagtgttagggttcttgaaaccctcaaggagattgtgattctgcccaattgaacaccaagatagttttccccaaatttcgacaatctaatttcacccaaaaagagtatggaaaaaccctaaaaattggggatttctgggctgattccttaagatagaaaaaggctgaaaacacaataagaacagaaaatagattagataatgattcagcacaagtagaaataaagaaagaattgacagtaagaaattaaaagataagtcctaagaagccttgaaatctcgaaagatctcacaactcccttcaaacggctctaatctcccctccaaagaatatcaatggcaagaagaaggttgaagatggctcccacaatcacaagattgttaaaacaacttctaaagaaaactcaagagagaaatcttggagaaaactcaaagaaaattctgctctcaacaaatctgaaattttaataataatgataagtgtttaacaaggtggacagccatgcctttaaataggccttataactagtcctaatctaattagaaaactaaaataaaaaaaactcctaattattttaatatggaaattcggtcaaatgtcattttatctgggactcttggactgaatattgacataaaaatttaaactaagtaaataaataaaaaaaataaaaataaaactttacaacttgggccactttgacaatttggcctgattttcaactaagtatggatggatttcttgattgggctgggaatttgcttattgggcctcgccttcaagaatttgggcttttgtgactcgtatcactatATCTCCTTGAGGCCCACTTTCAAACATGATAAGggtgatattataaaaataataataataaattttacaataaaaagGGCTGGCTAATCTGAGAGGTAGCATCTTACAAACGCATGTTTTCTGCTATTTGTTAATGGAGTACAATATTCTAACCACATGTAATTCGTTGCCGTGTTTCGTAACAATACATAATTTAGGTGATTCTCCACTAACAGAACTACTCTAGGCTGCAGAATAAAGAGAACATGTTTCAATGCAAAACATCCTAAGGTTAGGTAAGATAATATTTGGAATTTATGTTGAAAATATTCTTCATGTACCGGCTACGCTGTTCCGATGTCGAATGCAGCCGAGTTTTGTCTCAATTGGTTGCTTTCTTCAATGTTAGATTATGGGGGTCTAACGATAGAACTACCCTTAAAATGGTAACATAACTGAAGCTATTGCAGAAGAGTGGTAGGCTTGAAGGGTTGTATAAAAAATGTTCTAAATTTAGTAATAAAGGAATCAAGTACttgaaattacataaaaatttctcaggattttgaagattcTTTTATTCTCTTTTAGGAGATTTTGTCTGAGTGTGCAAATATGTACTTAAATGAGAAAACAATGGTCACTATCTTTGAATCCTATTACTGGCATGGATCATATGGTCAGTAGATTGAAGAATAATAGAGGTTGCTTTATTCCATTTATATGAGAGGATAATGCAGAGATTGCTGATATCTTTATGAATGGGAAATTTTAAAGCTATTCAAAATCTTTCATGCATATAAGTGTATACATATATTGTACTCCACATATTTGGAAAAAGAAGAATCAAAGCTAAACTTTTTGAGCAAACACCTGGAAAACCAAAGCTGACAAAAGTTGGACCAGACAAGACCGATTGATAGTAAGTTTTGTGGGggagaaagcaaaaaaaaaaaaaaaagaaatacacAAAGCTAAGATTGGCCATTACTACAACTTGATAGCCTGTGGGCACCGTTGTGTATACTCTTTATGGAATATGAATGGATGGAAAAAATTGGCTATTCATTCATGATTTCAGGTGGAGAATATGAGCAACTGACATATATCCACTGATAATTTTGACTATACTAAGTCATTTAAGACGAATTCATCCATGTTTAGCAATGTCGATATTATCAATCACATTCTTTCTGCCCAGTGAACATCGATAACAGAGGGTTTCGAACTTTTAATGGCAACTgagagaagaaaaatgaaatatgtgaaattttatcatatctgCAATTGAACTAATAGTTTAAACTAGTGTCGTGAGGGTAAGTTGTGGCATGCAATATGGCATGGAATTCTGATTTTTCACAACACTCACCGCCCCAATATGGCAGTCTATAGCAATTAGTACTAATGCCAATTGGATAGATTAAGAGGATTTTGTTTCTAGAAAAGCAAAATCATGAATATGCAAACGCCGTTTGAATCACAACTTGCATAAATGCATACACCATATACAGGATTAATCCTATGTATTATCTAAAATTGGACTTCTTTATTCAATAAGAAAGAAGATGCCTTGGATTGATTAATCATTGGAAAATCGGGGATGAGTTAAGGTTTTGGGGTCCTACCAattcaagaaaacaacaaaaatggtTTGAAACTAAAAGAAGAATGGCTTACACaattgctttcttttttttttccttttatcctCATACATGCCTACCCTAATATGTTGCTATAGCTAGTGTGAAGAAAGAGGAGAAGGGGCACCACAAATGTGAAAGAAGTGCTACGTACGGTGGGGGACTGGATTTAACACCTACTCCATTTGGTGCCAAATATCATCTCATAGGAGCAACCTTTGAATTGAAACACATAATTGTGCCCAAGTGGGTCCTTTTTACTAGTGACCCTGGGTGCCTAGTGCACCATTCCATCACCCAATTGCACAACCCGTCAACTCAACCCAATATATGAACTCTCTCCTCCCACCCCATTGTAATCTCTCCAATTCAGTCTAAACATTAGATTCGAATTCGATATACTACATCAGCTACCGAGATGGCCTAGCAAGGTTATTGGAgttttttgaaaatagttattttaaaacatttgtttaatttggaaaaaaaacttAGTTTAAATGCCGATTTATTATTCTTCAATGTTCTAGTTATCTTCTAGCAGCGAAAAAGATggtatttattgaaatttttattaaaaatcgagGTTTAACCATATTATGTAATAATCATAGTCTAAT
This region includes:
- the LOC107918674 gene encoding chaperonin 60 subunit beta 4, chloroplastic; amino-acid sequence: MACSLSPIPGISLTNPTLSKTRRLSSSHYSISKKPRAMAKEVYFNHDGSATKKLQTGVDKVAELIGVTLGPKGRNVVLQNKYGPPKIVNDGETVLKQIELEDPLENVGVKLVRQAGAKTNDLAGDGCTTSIVLAHGLITEGVKVVSAGMNPVQIAHGIEKTANALVSELKLISREVEDHELAHVAAVSAGNDYAVGKMISDAIQQVGRKGVVKIEKGKGTENSLEMVEGMQFERGYLSPYFVTDRDKMIVELHNCKFLLVDKKITNPKEMFKILDSAVKEKYPVVIVAEDIEKEALAPVIRNKLKGVLKAAAIKAPAFGERKSHCLEDIAILTGGTVIRDDMGITLDRVGKEVLGTATKVVITKDSTYIVSDGSTRESVQKRVSQIQNLVENTEENFQKKILNERIARLSGGIAILQVGAQTQVELKDKQLRIEDALNATKAAIEEGVVVGGGCILLRLSEKVDSIKNLLDNQEQKIGAEIFKRALSYPTKLIAKNAGVNGSVVVEKVLSNNDTRYGYNAARNSYEDLIKAGIMDPTKVVRCCLEHAASVAKVFLTSDAVVVDIVDNMDIKFKPKLTRKKIQSLTKSFFPKKLFPRLSK
- the LOC107919550 gene encoding basic leucine zipper 43 — translated: MVPVEFRGLHYLAPENPILIPANLGMMQNSIPSFHFNTFESSLPNSHIVPSAQEFAALSSSISNTSTSDEAEEQQVNAIDERKQRRMISNRESARRSRMRKQKHLDELWSQVIRLRNENQSLLDKLNHVSESHDRVLQENARLKEEASDLRQMLTDLKIGSPYSLAFRDLEEVPCNTAHLKAESTNQSIANSVDLLH